In Candidatus Bathyarchaeia archaeon, the sequence TTAATGAACTCTGGTTCACCCTCTCTCATGAAGCCGTGATCCACGAAGACTGCTGTTAGACGTTCCCCAATAGCCTTCATAGCTAATACGGCTGCGGTGCTTGAATCTATGCCGCCGCTTAAAGCAATAATAGCCTTCCCATTCCTAACAGAAGCCTCCACCTCTTCTATAGCCTTCTTAATAAAATCGCTCATCTCCCAGTTTTGCTGGCAGCCGCAAATATCAAAGATGAAGTTCCTTAATACTAGCATGCCTTTCTCGGTGTGCGCAACTTCCGGGTGCCATTGAACCCCAAAAATAGGCTTACTTTTATGCTTAAATGCCGCTATTGGGCAGTTCTCGGTGTAAGCAAGTATCTCATACTCTTCCGGAAGGCTGTAAACTGCATCACTATGGTTCATCCAAACCTTCTCCTTTAAGCTTAGTCCCTTTAAGATGCCTACTGGCTTAGCGATGACTGCGTATGTCACGCCGTATTCGCCCCGATCAGCTGGTTTAACAACTCCTCCGGCTATATATGCTAAAAGCTGATGCCCATAGCATATGCCTAAAACTGGTAAACCCATATCTAAGATAGGGTTAAGCCTTAGGGCATCACCTTTATATACGCTTAATGGTCCACCCGAAAGAATCAAGCCCTTGACATTCAGCCTTTCATTAAGCCTAAATATTTCTTCGGGAGTAATATCGCATGGAACTATCTCTGAGTAAACTCTATTCTCTCTAATCCTCCTAGCTATTAGATGGCAGTATTGACCGCCAAAATCGAGCACCAATATAGTGTCATACTTCAATGAAGACACCATCCATTAGCCTTTTCAGCCATATAATCTTCCATAGGGTCTTATTAAGACTGGCACTATCTTAAAAAATTTATCAGCTATAACCTCACTTATGCTTATCTCCAAGTCAAAATATGTGAAGAATTCCTTAAGGAGATCTCTTATT encodes:
- the guaA gene encoding glutamine-hydrolyzing GMP synthase, translated to MVSSLKYDTILVLDFGGQYCHLIARRIRENRVYSEIVPCDITPEEIFRLNERLNVKGLILSGGPLSVYKGDALRLNPILDMGLPVLGICYGHQLLAYIAGGVVKPADRGEYGVTYAVIAKPVGILKGLSLKEKVWMNHSDAVYSLPEEYEILAYTENCPIAAFKHKSKPIFGVQWHPEVAHTEKGMLVLRNFIFDICGCQQNWEMSDFIKKAIEEVEASVRNGKAIIALSGGIDSSTAAVLAMKAIGERLTAVFVDHGFMREGEPEFIKEVFGKMGMNLIVVEAREQFYNRLRGITDPELKRKIIGEEFIRVFEEVAEKVGAEYLIQGTIYPDRIESGFRRFSDKIKSHHNVAGLPLNIKFKGVVEPLKDLYKDEVREVARRLGLPKEIIFRQPFPGPGLAIRIISEITPEKVEIIRKADKIVREEIESAGLQSRLWQYFAVLTNTLTTGIKGDARAYGYVVAVRIVESKEAMTASFAKIPYEILERISTRITNEIPEVVRVVYDITNKPPSTIEWE